A portion of the Tiliqua scincoides isolate rTilSci1 chromosome 3, rTilSci1.hap2, whole genome shotgun sequence genome contains these proteins:
- the CALHM2 gene encoding calcium homeostasis modulator protein 2 has product MAAFITENFRFLSLFFKSKDVMIFNGLVALGTVGSQELFSMFAFHCPCSPVRNYIYGLAAIGVPALALFLIGVIWNTHTWNLVAECHKRGTKNFSAAASCLIFGSVMGRAAVAPVTWSVLSLLRGEAYVCALSEFMNPTTLDKFPPGYGADTMARVPCDDLPGNLTKFKDVITRQLKYESQLFGWLLIGVVAVLVFLSKCLKHCCSPLSYRQELYWNQYRSNETKLFNRTGEVHAKIMAANSVKKFFGFVYLDKEEKELVQEFTVEDPQPRTQWDAISGVYIYRENKGFPLYSRLHKWAKVVMGNSLGPDSQEMAFLAT; this is encoded by the exons ATGGCAGCCTTCATAACTGAGAACTTCCGCTTCCTCTCACTCTTCTTCAAGAGCAAAGATGTAATGATTTTCAATGGCCTGGTGGCCCTAGGCACTGTTGGCAGCCAAGAACTCTTCTCTATGTTTGCTTTCCATTGTCCATGCTCCCCTGTGAGAAACTACATCTATGGGCTAGCTGCCATAGGTGTACCAGCTCTAGCCCTTTTCCTTATTGGTGTCATCTGGAACACACACACGTGGAACCTAGTAGCTGAGTGCCATAAACGAGGAACCAAGAACTTTTCAGCGGCGGCTTCCTGCTTGATCTTTGGCTCTGTCATGgggagggctgcagtggcgcctgTCACATGGTCTGTGCTCTCACTACTTCGTGGAGAGGCCTACGTCTGTGCCTTGAGTGAATTCATGAATCCCACCACTCTGGATAAGTTTCCACCTGGCTATGGAGCAGATACCATGGCCAGGGTCCCTTGTGATGATCTGCCAGGGAATTTGACAAAATTTAAGGATGTAATTACAAGGCAATTAAAATATGAATCTCAG CTCTTTGGGTGGCTGCTTATCGGTGTAGTTGCTGTTCTTGTGTTTTTATCGAAGTGCCTGAAACACTGCTGCTCCCCACTCAGCTATCGCCAGGAGCTCTACTGGAATCAATACCGCTCCAATGAGACCAAACTCTTTAACCGCACTGGTGAGGTGCACGCCAAGATCATGGCTGCCAACAGTGTCAAGAAGTTCTTTGGCTTTGTTTACTTAGAtaaggaggagaaggaattagTGCAAGAGTTCACTGTGGAGGATCCGCAGCCCAGGACTCAATGGGATGCTATCAGTGGGGTCTATATCTATCGGGAGAATAAAGGATTTCCGCTCTACAGCCGTCTTCATAAGTGGGCCAAAGTTGTGATGGGTAACAGCTTAGGTCCTGACAGCCAGGAAATGGCCTTTCTTGCTACCTAA